The following are from one region of the Rosistilla carotiformis genome:
- a CDS encoding PilZ domain-containing protein, which translates to MLGEHLVAGEQLLGADNDLRALEELCRTTSNESQRVAERRALDTPVHIQPANSRERNAWKLAGKLRDLSETGCGALTDKPLMVGDVYWISTSEGSLQMGNFFARCVRCRMIREGSFEQGFTFFSNPRQDHSESLTSAF; encoded by the coding sequence ATGCTTGGCGAACATCTAGTTGCAGGCGAACAACTGCTTGGCGCAGACAACGATCTCCGCGCGCTCGAAGAGCTTTGCCGCACGACAAGCAACGAATCACAACGCGTCGCCGAACGGCGGGCGCTCGATACGCCGGTTCATATTCAGCCCGCCAATTCGCGGGAGCGGAACGCTTGGAAACTGGCTGGAAAGCTACGCGATCTGTCGGAAACCGGCTGCGGCGCGCTGACCGACAAACCGCTGATGGTGGGCGACGTCTACTGGATTTCGACCTCCGAGGGATCGTTGCAAATGGGAAACTTCTTCGCCCGCTGTGTCCGTTGTCGGATGATCCGCGAAGGAAGTTTTGAACAAGGGTTCACGTTTTTCAGCAATCCACGGCAGGATCACAGTGAATCGTTAACGTCCGCGTTTTAA
- a CDS encoding Glu/Leu/Phe/Val family dehydrogenase yields the protein MHAFEATQTYFNRATEHVEMSDSMRESLQMSKRELQVQVSFHKDDGSVMNCVGYRVQHNNSRGPMKGGLRYHHEVNLDEVRALASLMTWKTAVVDLPYGGAKGGIGVNPKTLSPSELERMTRAFVDQIHDVIGPDTDIPAPDMGTDHRTMAWIRNQWEKYHGFNPAVITGKPVEEYGAKGREEATGRGVGLLTFKLLKRKGRRPHESRVAIQGFGNVGSHAAKFLHEAEFPIVAVSDVSGTYYDPRGLDIPQLLRHTLMHKGSLEGFKECERLPGEALLQTDCEVLIPAALGGVITGENVDQIQARIIIEAANGPIWPDADEQLNERGVVVLPDILANAGGVTVSYFEWVQNRQHYRWSLDRVRQELDRTLSEAFENVWHTAQDKGISLREAAFGVGIQRVKRATELSGSF from the coding sequence ATGCATGCATTTGAGGCAACGCAAACCTACTTCAACCGCGCCACCGAGCACGTCGAAATGAGCGACAGCATGCGGGAGAGCTTGCAGATGTCGAAGCGGGAACTGCAGGTTCAAGTCTCGTTCCACAAGGACGATGGCAGCGTGATGAATTGCGTCGGCTATCGGGTGCAACACAACAACAGCCGTGGTCCGATGAAGGGGGGACTCCGTTATCATCACGAAGTCAACCTGGATGAAGTGCGAGCGTTGGCCAGCCTGATGACTTGGAAGACCGCCGTCGTCGACCTTCCGTATGGTGGGGCCAAGGGGGGGATTGGGGTGAATCCCAAGACGCTCAGCCCATCGGAACTGGAACGAATGACCAGGGCGTTTGTCGATCAGATCCATGATGTGATTGGCCCCGACACCGATATTCCCGCCCCCGACATGGGCACCGATCACCGAACGATGGCTTGGATTCGCAATCAGTGGGAAAAGTACCACGGCTTTAATCCCGCCGTGATCACCGGCAAACCGGTCGAAGAGTACGGAGCCAAGGGACGCGAGGAAGCGACCGGCCGCGGCGTGGGCCTGCTAACCTTCAAGCTGCTCAAACGCAAAGGCCGCCGCCCTCACGAATCCCGCGTGGCGATTCAGGGATTTGGCAACGTCGGTTCGCACGCCGCCAAATTTTTGCACGAAGCGGAATTTCCAATCGTGGCAGTCAGCGATGTCAGCGGCACCTATTACGATCCGCGGGGCTTGGACATCCCACAATTGCTGCGGCACACGCTGATGCACAAAGGATCGCTTGAAGGTTTCAAGGAGTGCGAACGATTGCCTGGTGAGGCGCTGCTGCAAACCGATTGCGAAGTGCTGATCCCGGCGGCCCTCGGCGGCGTGATTACCGGCGAAAACGTCGACCAGATCCAGGCCAGAATCATCATCGAAGCGGCCAACGGCCCGATCTGGCCCGACGCCGATGAACAATTGAACGAGCGCGGCGTGGTCGTCCTGCCCGACATCCTGGCCAATGCTGGCGGCGTGACGGTCAGCTATTTCGAATGGGTGCAGAACCGTCAGCACTACCGTTGGAGTCTCGACCGCGTGCGGCAAGAACTCGACCGCACGCTCAGCGAAGCTTTTGAGAATGTCTGGCATACAGCGCAAGATAAAGGCATATCGCTGCGCGAGGCGGCTTTTGGCGTCGGCATTCAACGGGTCAAACGGGCCACCGAACTTTCGGGTTCGTTCTAA
- a CDS encoding DUF1559 domain-containing protein — protein sequence MVIAIIGILVGLLLPAVQAAREAARRMSCSNNMKQLGLAMHNYHDVHLAFPACNYTANEDDGYAYLGYSAWVQILPFIEQDALHQGIVQSSDQFYKRWHNVASQYKNAKVDAFLCPSDLAYPSGSPGCNYAVSYGTTTSFSNPTNQNGMFRGPQTDHSKPGVETKMRDVLDGLSNTLMMSEHLVGDNETSSLMNGNSSEPRKGSSAGFNTFPTQAQLDTFGAACEAVSDHNGSNGQFWITGLPTQTMINTLATPNWRYPNCQTSSSGFASDRDGVYTPRSRHPGGVMATVGDASVRFVGETIDLSTWQNFGARNDGTPLQLP from the coding sequence GTGGTGATTGCCATTATCGGCATCCTAGTGGGCCTGCTGTTGCCAGCGGTTCAAGCGGCGCGCGAAGCGGCGCGTCGGATGAGTTGCTCGAACAACATGAAGCAACTTGGACTGGCGATGCACAACTACCACGACGTCCATCTTGCCTTTCCCGCCTGCAATTACACAGCAAATGAAGACGACGGTTATGCCTATTTGGGGTATAGCGCTTGGGTGCAGATCCTGCCATTCATTGAGCAAGACGCGTTGCACCAAGGGATCGTTCAATCGTCGGATCAGTTTTACAAACGGTGGCACAACGTCGCTTCTCAATACAAGAACGCCAAGGTTGACGCATTCCTGTGTCCTTCCGATTTAGCCTATCCGTCGGGCAGTCCGGGCTGCAACTACGCGGTTAGCTACGGAACCACCACCTCGTTTTCGAATCCCACGAATCAAAACGGGATGTTCCGTGGGCCGCAAACCGATCACTCCAAACCAGGTGTGGAAACAAAGATGCGTGACGTGCTTGATGGATTGTCCAACACGTTGATGATGTCCGAACACTTGGTTGGCGATAACGAAACCTCCTCGCTGATGAACGGCAATTCCTCGGAACCTCGCAAGGGATCTTCCGCGGGCTTTAACACGTTCCCAACGCAAGCCCAGCTGGATACGTTTGGTGCTGCTTGCGAGGCCGTTTCAGACCACAACGGTTCGAATGGGCAGTTCTGGATTACCGGCTTGCCAACTCAGACCATGATCAACACCTTGGCAACGCCCAACTGGCGGTACCCAAACTGTCAAACAAGCTCGAGCGGTTTTGCCTCGGATCGTGACGGGGTCTACACTCCGCGAAGCCGACACCCCGGAGGCGTCATGGCGACGGTCGGCGACGCGTCGGTCCGGTTTGTCGGAGAAACCATCGATCTCAGCACCTGGCAAAACTTCGGCGCTCGCAACGACGGCACGCCGCTTCAACTTCCGTAG
- the lptE gene encoding LPS assembly lipoprotein LptE, producing MRSIYIGLETRFAVRMAFACLWIAVSGCAGYQLGNQSLYRNDVRTVYVPVIRNDSFREDLGVRLTEAVQKAIEQRTPFKVTGDPTADSVLTCRVIGDSKQVLTETNTDEPRAIDNAIAIQASWINRQGSVLMENRILPAGQLAFYFRQSSRMVPEAGQTSATAFQEVIDDLANQIVNQMQVRW from the coding sequence GTGAGATCGATTTACATTGGGTTGGAAACTCGGTTTGCGGTACGGATGGCATTCGCTTGCCTGTGGATCGCCGTCAGCGGATGCGCTGGCTACCAATTAGGCAACCAATCCCTCTATCGTAACGACGTGCGGACGGTTTACGTTCCCGTGATTCGCAACGATTCGTTCCGCGAAGACCTGGGCGTTCGGCTGACTGAAGCCGTCCAAAAGGCGATCGAACAGCGAACCCCGTTCAAAGTCACCGGCGATCCGACCGCTGACAGCGTGCTGACATGCCGCGTGATCGGCGACAGTAAACAGGTGCTGACCGAAACCAACACCGACGAACCACGCGCGATCGACAACGCGATCGCGATTCAAGCGAGCTGGATCAACCGACAGGGAAGCGTGTTGATGGAAAACCGCATCCTACCGGCCGGCCAGTTGGCGTTCTATTTCCGGCAGAGTAGTCGGATGGTTCCCGAAGCGGGACAAACGAGCGCCACCGCGTTCCAGGAAGTGATCGACGATCTTGCCAATCAAATCGTCAATCAAATGCAGGTCCGTTGGTAA
- a CDS encoding tetratricopeptide repeat protein has protein sequence MRINIFTLLAIGLIAVPGCSSFQKTPWGDGLAAQEIASPPNSPDAGEGLEIEDKRNAAVALTDYVTGKGPADREKARQLYRDAEALFEQASAAEGKPRMKLFRKSAGVFVKASKEWKDSALEEDALMMAGESYFFADDFPESDKMYGELLERHPRSRHIDRVVARRFEIAKYWLAVDKQGGQILPVNLTNHRLPALDVDGSGIKLLDQIRYDAPTGKLADDATMAAGLEYFERKKWTTADGFFSDLRESFPDSNHQFNAHLFGLKCKLEIYQGPKYSGTVLNEAEDLVSRMQRLFANELEKQENRDMVSKAVAEIDHLQAERLYSRAQFRELRSENGAAKFYYRQLIEEHPKTSYAETARERLAAIEGKPDNPPQRLAWLNKIFPDSEPAKPIMVGSPSNMLR, from the coding sequence ATGCGAATTAATATCTTCACGCTGCTTGCGATCGGATTGATTGCCGTTCCCGGCTGTAGTTCGTTTCAAAAGACTCCGTGGGGTGATGGGCTGGCGGCGCAAGAGATTGCTTCACCACCGAACAGTCCCGATGCCGGCGAGGGCTTGGAGATCGAAGACAAACGCAACGCCGCGGTAGCGCTAACCGATTACGTGACGGGCAAGGGGCCTGCGGATCGGGAAAAGGCGCGGCAACTGTACCGCGACGCGGAGGCATTGTTCGAACAGGCTTCGGCGGCGGAAGGGAAGCCGCGGATGAAATTGTTCCGCAAGTCGGCCGGTGTGTTTGTGAAGGCTTCCAAGGAATGGAAGGATTCGGCATTGGAAGAGGACGCGCTGATGATGGCGGGAGAAAGCTATTTCTTCGCTGACGATTTCCCCGAATCGGACAAGATGTATGGCGAGTTGTTGGAACGGCATCCGCGCAGCCGGCACATCGATCGGGTCGTCGCACGGCGTTTTGAGATCGCCAAGTATTGGTTGGCGGTCGACAAACAGGGTGGCCAAATCTTGCCGGTGAACCTGACCAACCACCGCCTGCCGGCACTGGATGTCGATGGCTCGGGAATCAAATTGTTGGATCAGATCCGTTACGACGCGCCGACCGGCAAGCTGGCCGATGACGCTACGATGGCGGCTGGGTTGGAGTATTTTGAACGCAAGAAATGGACGACTGCCGACGGGTTTTTCTCCGACTTGCGGGAATCGTTTCCCGACAGCAACCATCAGTTCAATGCGCACCTCTTTGGCTTGAAGTGTAAACTGGAAATCTACCAAGGTCCGAAGTATAGCGGCACGGTGTTGAACGAGGCGGAAGATTTGGTGTCGCGGATGCAGCGACTTTTCGCCAACGAGCTGGAGAAGCAAGAGAACCGCGACATGGTCAGCAAGGCTGTCGCGGAGATCGACCACTTGCAAGCCGAACGGCTGTATTCTCGGGCCCAGTTCCGCGAACTTCGCTCGGAAAACGGGGCGGCGAAATTTTATTATCGCCAGTTGATCGAAGAGCATCCCAAGACCAGTTACGCCGAAACGGCTCGCGAGCGGTTGGCGGCGATCGAAGGGAAACCGGACAACCCGCCACAACGTTTGGCTTGGTTGAACAAAATTTTCCCCGACAGCGAGCCAGCAAAACCAATCATGGTTGGCAGTCCCAGCAACATGCTTAGGTAA
- the recO gene encoding DNA repair protein RecO — MSSEKTEAIILRVVPFSESSVVLTMLTRDFGKISALAKGAYRPKSAFEGAIDLGCHCRVVFIKKSSDALDLLTEAKLERRFRAANKSLQRLYVGYYILELLRELTESDEPHPDLFELALWTLRKIDSADLNPGDLLDLVATFELQALKHLGHAPSMDVCATCGKTVGEMPSVPFGMISGGVLCLACRPISRQVVMLSKQTRDAMRQRINGPPGLPAVNQTQKSQRNGELRGVLRRYMSHHVGHELKMPRLIDGIGGG; from the coding sequence ATGTCGAGTGAAAAAACAGAAGCGATCATCTTGCGCGTGGTCCCGTTCAGCGAATCGAGCGTCGTTTTAACGATGTTGACGCGCGATTTCGGGAAAATCTCGGCGCTCGCCAAAGGGGCCTATCGGCCCAAAAGCGCTTTTGAAGGCGCGATTGACCTGGGCTGCCATTGTCGCGTAGTGTTCATCAAGAAGTCCTCCGATGCCTTGGATCTATTGACCGAAGCCAAACTGGAACGCCGGTTTCGCGCGGCCAATAAATCTTTGCAGCGGTTGTACGTTGGTTATTACATTTTGGAACTTTTGCGTGAGTTGACCGAATCGGATGAACCACATCCCGACTTGTTCGAACTCGCGCTATGGACACTCCGGAAGATTGATAGCGCCGACCTAAACCCCGGCGATCTATTGGACCTTGTGGCGACCTTTGAATTGCAAGCTTTAAAACACCTTGGACACGCTCCCTCGATGGACGTTTGTGCTACGTGCGGCAAGACTGTCGGCGAGATGCCATCGGTCCCTTTTGGGATGATCAGTGGCGGTGTTTTGTGCTTGGCGTGCCGTCCCATCTCGCGACAGGTGGTGATGCTGTCAAAGCAAACCCGTGATGCGATGCGACAACGGATCAATGGACCGCCAGGGCTTCCCGCGGTAAACCAAACTCAAAAAAGTCAACGAAACGGCGAACTGCGTGGCGTGCTGCGTCGATATATGTCGCATCACGTCGGCCATGAATTAAAGATGCCTCGGTTGATCGATGGCATCGGCGGCGGCTAG
- a CDS encoding tetratricopeptide repeat protein, translating to MSRREQIEAMLKDEPQDTFLRYSLAMELRSEGDNEASIRQLVELTGDTPPYVPAFFMAAQQLVDLDRPNEARTMLRDGIDQARAQDDAHAAAEMADFLTMIGDMGE from the coding sequence ATGAGTCGACGCGAACAGATCGAGGCGATGTTGAAGGACGAACCGCAAGACACGTTCCTGCGGTACAGCTTGGCGATGGAATTGCGAAGCGAAGGGGATAACGAGGCGAGCATTCGCCAGTTGGTCGAACTGACCGGCGACACGCCGCCTTATGTTCCCGCCTTCTTCATGGCAGCGCAGCAATTGGTCGACTTGGATCGCCCCAACGAGGCGCGGACGATGCTCCGCGATGGCATTGACCAGGCGCGGGCTCAAGATGATGCCCACGCCGCCGCCGAAATGGCCGACTTCCTGACCATGATTGGCGACATGGGCGAATGA
- a CDS encoding COG1361 family protein: MSRFTKLSLVLIACLLSAAPASGQTAQSTANASAQNSNPTIRQVVGKQPRSRATSRQSSSQSSGVGILGRLFGGGSDSESSGTSSAPAPQLRTAARPTNNTSQPFPSPFIPTPSSSYDAGNSAPRTAAIPYVAPGQPQPLLDPEDRERLLEMQQQAKAAIPSAEDYDSSENLSVETYSAGSSSQGTSISVDTSFSNSSSSRRADRRTTFSSTESIAVDTSTRNSAPVSRTPSVPRKPLPGSSSQTEVAIEEEVIQEEVIQEETIELAMPAPAQPLEVAQSSPSDVQPTAPAPQPSATAQDSGQAQFEHDAQLTLQSTNEYTSRTTAPPSNRRSSTTRAVIGGAAATRTYQVPARTASAPTAATPAAAPPAEETEAVEVAVEPRDNNGQMMMSEIPMIRVRTHGPDEIQINQVAEYSIIVENKGAIDAPGVMIRASLPTWTAVRSHQSTAGDVEPEPHEEERRMLWQINTLPAGETETLTLRIAAERAETFDVGVEWTVLPQQRTAQVRVQEPLVKLVIEGPDEVVFGESRVYKVRVMNPGNGIANDVSFTLSPNSSTPQNQRIGTIPPGKEAQFEIELTAQDRGGLEIHGLASGANDIRNEAIKKIRVLTADLIATLTGPPLKYHNTLADYHLKINNAGTAASTDVVAVLRLPEGVVYKSGIQGAEVVGEFLRWKVDKMAPGASADYDIQCELSGVGSHVLAFECRGSAAGRATVSLTTKVEAIADLVLTINDPVAPAPVGEEVTYEIVIRNRGTRAAEEVKVIAQFSNGIEPIKVAGHAGELVPGQVLFDAIPRIDAGQEVTLSVRAKAMNAAHHRFRAEVTAGETILVAEEATRYMEVSTDRISRQSSSSASQR; encoded by the coding sequence ATGTCACGTTTCACGAAACTGTCACTTGTTTTGATCGCTTGTTTGCTGAGCGCTGCTCCAGCAAGCGGCCAGACAGCTCAGTCTACAGCCAACGCATCGGCTCAAAACAGCAACCCAACAATCAGACAAGTTGTGGGCAAACAGCCACGCAGTCGCGCGACGTCGCGACAAAGCAGCTCCCAAAGCTCGGGAGTCGGCATCCTGGGCCGGCTGTTTGGCGGTGGATCTGACAGCGAATCGTCGGGAACCAGCAGTGCCCCGGCGCCCCAATTGCGAACCGCCGCGCGGCCGACGAACAATACATCGCAGCCGTTCCCGTCTCCCTTCATTCCGACACCGTCGAGCTCCTACGACGCGGGAAATTCAGCTCCGCGCACCGCGGCCATCCCTTATGTTGCACCGGGCCAACCGCAACCATTGCTCGATCCCGAAGATCGCGAACGACTGCTGGAAATGCAGCAACAAGCCAAGGCAGCCATTCCAAGCGCCGAAGATTACGATAGCTCCGAAAACTTGAGCGTCGAAACCTATAGCGCCGGTTCCTCGTCGCAAGGCACTTCGATTTCGGTCGACACCAGTTTTTCGAACTCGTCGAGCAGCCGTCGGGCGGATCGCCGCACCACCTTCTCTTCCACCGAATCGATCGCCGTCGACACGTCGACTCGCAACTCGGCTCCGGTCAGTCGAACACCTTCCGTGCCTCGAAAGCCGCTGCCGGGTAGTAGTTCGCAAACCGAAGTCGCTATCGAAGAGGAAGTGATCCAAGAAGAAGTGATTCAAGAGGAAACGATCGAACTGGCGATGCCAGCTCCCGCCCAACCTTTGGAAGTCGCCCAGAGCAGCCCCAGCGATGTCCAACCGACCGCTCCAGCGCCCCAACCATCGGCGACCGCCCAAGACTCGGGACAGGCACAATTCGAGCACGATGCCCAATTGACGCTGCAGTCGACGAACGAATACACCAGCCGTACTACCGCACCCCCGTCGAACCGCCGGTCCTCGACGACCCGCGCCGTGATCGGTGGTGCCGCCGCGACGCGAACCTACCAGGTGCCCGCACGGACCGCGAGTGCTCCCACCGCCGCAACGCCTGCTGCCGCACCACCGGCGGAAGAAACCGAAGCCGTGGAAGTCGCCGTCGAGCCGCGCGATAACAACGGACAAATGATGATGTCCGAGATCCCTATGATTCGCGTTCGGACCCACGGTCCCGATGAGATCCAGATCAATCAAGTGGCCGAATATTCGATCATCGTCGAGAACAAAGGGGCGATCGATGCACCGGGCGTCATGATCCGTGCGTCGCTGCCAACCTGGACCGCCGTTCGCAGCCACCAATCGACCGCTGGGGATGTCGAGCCCGAACCGCACGAAGAAGAGCGTCGGATGCTCTGGCAGATCAATACCTTGCCCGCGGGCGAAACCGAAACGCTGACCCTGCGAATCGCTGCCGAACGAGCCGAAACGTTCGACGTAGGTGTCGAATGGACCGTTTTGCCACAGCAACGAACCGCGCAGGTCCGCGTCCAAGAACCGCTTGTGAAATTGGTCATCGAAGGCCCCGACGAAGTCGTCTTCGGCGAATCGCGAGTTTACAAGGTCCGCGTTATGAATCCGGGCAACGGCATCGCAAACGACGTCTCGTTCACGCTGTCCCCCAATTCATCGACTCCGCAAAACCAACGCATCGGTACTATTCCTCCGGGGAAAGAAGCCCAATTCGAAATCGAATTGACGGCTCAAGACCGCGGCGGCTTGGAGATCCACGGCCTCGCCTCGGGTGCGAACGACATCCGCAACGAAGCGATCAAGAAGATTCGTGTCTTGACCGCCGACCTGATCGCCACGCTGACCGGTCCTCCGTTGAAGTACCACAACACGTTGGCGGATTATCACCTGAAGATCAACAACGCCGGCACCGCAGCCAGCACCGACGTCGTCGCCGTCCTTCGGCTGCCTGAAGGCGTCGTTTACAAATCGGGAATCCAAGGCGCCGAGGTGGTGGGAGAATTCCTGCGATGGAAGGTCGACAAGATGGCCCCCGGGGCATCGGCCGACTACGACATCCAGTGTGAACTTTCAGGCGTCGGATCACACGTGCTAGCGTTTGAATGCCGCGGATCCGCCGCGGGACGTGCCACCGTTTCGTTGACCACGAAAGTGGAAGCGATCGCCGACCTTGTGCTGACGATCAACGATCCCGTTGCACCGGCCCCTGTCGGTGAAGAGGTAACCTACGAGATCGTGATCCGCAACCGCGGCACACGAGCCGCCGAAGAGGTCAAGGTCATCGCTCAATTCAGCAACGGTATCGAACCAATCAAGGTTGCCGGACACGCTGGCGAATTGGTTCCTGGACAGGTGCTGTTCGACGCGATCCCACGGATCGATGCCGGGCAAGAAGTGACGTTGAGCGTTCGTGCGAAAGCAATGAACGCAGCTCACCACCGCTTCCGTGCCGAAGTGACCGCAGGAGAAACGATCCTGGTCGCCGAAGAAGCGACGCGATACATGGAAGTCTCCACCGATCGGATCAGCCGCCAAAGCAGCAGCTCCGCTAGCCAACGTTAA
- a CDS encoding fatty acid desaturase, whose amino-acid sequence MSIVMEPQDASSGLQRASDDSQTLPTRKQVLAAIPEDCFDRSTLKSSLYMVASIVMTVGCGVLAYLFMPMTWAWLPAWIAYAAVTGTIATGCWVVAHECGHRAFSKHNWYQDLVGFTLHSALLVPYFSWQRSHALHHARTNHMDLGETFVPTRDTTAAGKAWIRWQETMGDEAFAVVIMVARLLVGWPAYLLTGASGGPARGMTNHFWPAKPFSAAMFPGKWRAKVWLSDLGVLATLGLLGWWAYAEGSFLPVLAVFVGPYLFTNAWLVLYTWLQHTDVDVPHFEEDEWTWVKGAFMTIDRPYGPVFDFLHHRIGSTHVAHHIDARIPHYNAVRATEALKSTFPDLYLYDPTPIHKALWKVATHCNVVSKADVGWKFNGKTRV is encoded by the coding sequence GTGTCGATTGTGATGGAACCCCAAGACGCATCCTCCGGGCTGCAACGTGCGAGCGACGATTCGCAGACGCTCCCCACCCGCAAGCAGGTTTTGGCCGCGATCCCCGAAGACTGTTTCGATCGCAGCACGTTGAAATCATCGCTGTATATGGTCGCTTCGATCGTGATGACGGTGGGTTGCGGCGTGTTGGCGTACTTGTTTATGCCAATGACTTGGGCTTGGTTACCGGCGTGGATCGCGTATGCGGCTGTGACCGGAACGATTGCCACCGGATGTTGGGTGGTCGCCCATGAATGCGGCCACCGCGCGTTCAGCAAACACAACTGGTATCAAGACCTGGTCGGTTTCACGCTTCATTCGGCCCTGTTGGTGCCCTACTTTTCGTGGCAACGCAGCCATGCCCTCCACCACGCTCGCACCAATCACATGGATCTGGGGGAGACGTTTGTACCGACGCGTGACACCACCGCTGCGGGGAAGGCTTGGATCCGTTGGCAAGAGACAATGGGCGATGAAGCGTTTGCTGTCGTGATCATGGTCGCGAGGCTGTTGGTCGGCTGGCCCGCCTATCTTTTGACGGGTGCCAGCGGCGGACCGGCGCGGGGGATGACGAATCACTTTTGGCCTGCGAAGCCGTTTTCGGCAGCGATGTTCCCGGGCAAGTGGCGAGCCAAGGTGTGGCTTTCGGACCTGGGCGTGCTCGCTACGCTGGGCCTCTTGGGCTGGTGGGCCTACGCCGAAGGATCCTTCCTGCCCGTGTTGGCGGTTTTTGTAGGCCCCTATCTGTTTACGAACGCTTGGTTGGTCCTTTACACCTGGCTTCAGCACACCGATGTCGACGTCCCCCACTTCGAAGAAGACGAATGGACGTGGGTCAAAGGGGCTTTCATGACGATCGATCGTCCTTACGGTCCGGTCTTTGATTTCCTGCATCATCGAATCGGCAGCACCCACGTCGCCCATCACATCGACGCCCGAATCCCGCATTACAACGCCGTTCGTGCGACCGAAGCATTGAAGTCTACGTTTCCCGATTTGTACCTGTACGATCCGACGCCGATTCACAAGGCGCTTTGGAAAGTGGCAACGCATTGCAACGTGGTTTCCAAAGCCGATGTGGGTTGGAAATTCAATGGCAAGACACGGGTCTAA